A section of the Carya illinoinensis cultivar Pawnee chromosome 12, C.illinoinensisPawnee_v1, whole genome shotgun sequence genome encodes:
- the LOC122289765 gene encoding decapping 5-like protein: MATESVGAKGPSSSSSSSSSSSSNGAASYIGSFISLISKSEIRYEGVLYYLNVHDSTIGLNNVRSYGTEGRKKDGSQIPPSDKVFEYILFRGSDIKDLQVQSFPPAQTEEQIHGDPAIIQSRYSGIDSSSSSTSSTGVKTSTESNQWKDTPALTSRVYPGAPSSYQSVTQVGPLDHLPTAEIAGSPSSMQMYWQGHSGTPVSISNPPHQPISFQPPSTGSFPSTMQSLSQAPQIQASTNPSLLNTSEFGGPVSSSISSSSVHPHLSPPLCPTQCSASLDIPSSFFIKSSLPHSASMTANRSTPSSFASSCIDINTSKAQIGGKAISDPRSVLPISSMPCPPSSLVDSSRPLLTPPPSLLISDQLTQSRPYALSSMQKLYPDKSGFSAQTLTPSNSLPFISTSVSQAPLLPLPTSAQQSKHSAAQFTEEFDFMAMNEKFNKDEVWGYLGKANDKTAVVQGYVADQSLAHRESLGLVPNLKPAYNKDEFFDSISCNSLTRGARNAHNRFSERTKLNAETFGNFQQRPNVGYGGFAAGHGENYPASYNWGRGYGYGGRGGGWNMPS, encoded by the exons ATGGCGACTGAGTCTGTGGGGGCAAAAggtccctcttcttcttcttcttcttcttcatcgtcGTCTTCCAATGGCGCGGCATCGTACATAGGGAGCTTCATAAGCCTGATTTCGAAGTCCGAGATTCGCTACGAGGGCGTCCTCTACTACCTCAATGTCCACGATTCCACCATTGGCCTCAACAACG TTAGGTCTTACGGAACAGAGGGGCGGAAGAAAGATGGCTCACAAATTCCACCAAGTGATAAGGTGTTTGAGTACATTCTTTTCCGAGGAAGTGACATAAAA GACTTGCAAGTCCAGTCCTTCCCACCTGCCCAAACAGAAGAGCAGATTCATGGTGATCCTGCTATAATACAG TCACGCTATTCTGGGATTGattcaagttcttcatcaaCCTCTTCAACTGGGGTTAAAACTTCGACAGAGTCAAATCAATGGAAAGATACCCCTGCTTTGACGAGTAGAGTCTATCCTGGTGCACCTTCTTCATATCAATCTGTAACCCAGGTGGGCCCATTGGATCACTTACCTACTGCAGAAATTGCTGGTTCCCCATCTTCAATGCAGATGTATTGGCAAGGCCACAGTGGAACACCAGTCAGTATTTCCAATCCTCCCCATCAACCTATATCTTTTCAGCCACCATCTACTGGATCATTTCCCTCGACAATGCAGAGTTTATCTCAGGCTCCTCAAATTCAGGCATCTACAAACCCGAGCCTGCTGAATACATCAGAATTTGGTGGTCCTGTATCTTcatctatttcttcttcttctgtacATCCACACTTGTCACCCCCTCTTTGTCCAACACAATGTTCTGCTTCTCTTGATATCCCATCctcttttttcataaaatcatcttTACCACATTCTGCATCTATGACTGCTAATAGATCAACTCCATCTTCTTTTGCTTCATCTTGCATAGACATAAACACCAGTAAAGCTCAAATTGGTGGTAAAGCTATTTCTGACCCAAGATCAGTTCTCCCTATCTCATCTATGCCTTGTCCTCCATCTTCATTGGTGGATTCTTCACGGCCCTTGCTAACACCACCTCCATCATTGTTAATTTCAGATCAGTTAACACAGTCTAGACCATATGCGCTTTCTTCCATGCAGAAACTGTACCCTGATAAGAGTGGTTTCAGCGCTCAAACACTGACACCATCTAATTCTCTGCCattcatttctacttcagtatCTCAAGCACCTCTTTTGCCATTGCCGACATCTGCACAACAG TCTAAGCACTCAGCTGCACAATTCACTGAAGAGTTTGATTTTATGGCCATGAACGAGAAGTTTAACAAGGATGAAGTATGGGGTTATCTTGGAAAGGCAAATGATAAAACAGCGGTAGTACAAGGTTATGTGGCCGATCAAAGCTTGGCGCACAGAGAGAGTCTTGGCTTGGTACCTAATCTTAAG CCTGCGTATAATAAGGACGAGTTCTTTGACTCAATTTCATGTAATTCACTCACCCGGGGAGCTAGGAATGCACATAACAGGTTCTCTGAACGAACCAAGCTGAATGCTGAG ACATTTGGCAATTTCCAACAGAGGCCTAATGTTGGCTATGGTGGCTTTGCTGCTGGACATGGTGAGAATTATCCCGCATCATATAATTGGGGAAGGGGATATGGCTATGGTGGAAGGGGTGGCGGGTGGAACATGCCTTCCTAA